The Nitrospirae bacterium CG2_30_53_67 genomic sequence GTTCTTAGTGGCCTGGCACGTGGCGACCTACCTGACGGTGCAGTTTCTTGAATTCAGTCCCGCCATCCTGGAGTGGCTCGAGGCCGGGAGAACGCGCAAGTGGGCCATGATGATCACCATCGCCATGACCATCGCAGGGATCATCCTTTCCACATTGCATCAATCCGCCCTCGGCGCGCTCTTCCTGCTTGCCCCGGCCAAGATGCACCCGCTCTGGTTCACATCGTATCTGCCGACGTTGTTTCTCGCCTCCAGCATCTATGCGGCCTTGGCCATGGTGATCGTGGTCAGCACCCTGGCGGCCGTTTTCCTGAAGAAGAGCGCCGATGATCATTTTCTTGGGAACCTGAACGAGCTGACCATCGGTCTCGGCAAAGGAACGAGTATCGGGATCCTGGTCTACCTGGCCCTGAAACTGGTCGCCATGGCTCACGGTGATGCCTGGGGACTCCTGGGCACTCCCTATGGCCATTGGTACCTCGTAGAGATCCTGGGGTTTGTGCTCCTGCCCGCGCTGATCCTGGCGGCCGGGGTGAAGAAAGGAAGCCTGGGGCTTGTCCGGTTCGGCGGTTTTCACGCCGTCATCGGCGTCATCTTGAACCGGATCAATGTCTCCATGGTGGCGTTCAACTGGAAGCTTCCGGATCATCTGCATCATATCATGCCGCACTGGCAGGAGATAGCGGTGGTTCTGTCGATTTTCACCCTTCACATCCTGATTTTCCGCTGGATTCTGGTCCGGATGCCGGTGATCCATCAGGATCAGGGCTTTAAGCAGGTTGAAAAAAACCACTAAGATGTGTAAGATATCATGATGAAGCAATCCGTCCTATCCTTCATGGTGTTCCTCCTGGGCATGATGTTCTTCGCATGGGACCGGGTCTCTGCAGAAAATGCTGCAAGCATAGAGGATGCCGGGAAATGCTTGGAGTGTCATGCCCAGCGGGGGGTGGTCAAAAAATTCGAGAACGGGGAATCCGTAGAAGCCTATATTGACCCGGAGAAATTCGGGTCCTCTGTTCATCATGCCCTCGCCTGTCCGACATGTCATCAGGATTTTTCCGAGGATCATCACCCCGTCAGACGGTTCAGGAGCAAGAACCAATTCAGGATACAGTCCACTCTGATCTGCCGGCAATGCCACAAGGATGAAGAGATCAGGAAAAAATCCATCCATGCCAACCTCTTTCAGCAAGAGCAGCAAGGCGAAGTCCCTCTCTGCACGGACTGCCATACCGCCCATGCCGTCGCGGCCATTTCCGGCGGCAGGCTCACCGCGAACGAGATGCAGTACTGCCTGAGCTGCCATCAGCATTCCATGAAGCTTCCGTTCAATGACGGTTCAGGGATACCCCTGATGGTTGATCGATCCGAATTGTCGGCCTCCGCACACAGCAAACTCGATTGTTCGGACTGCCATTACGGTTTCTCGTCCGAGGAACACCCGCAGAGAAATTTCAAAACAAGAAGGGACTATTCCATCGCCTCCGCGGATAGCTGCCGGCGATGCCATTTTGACAAGTATACCCAGACCCTGGAAAGCATCTGCCATACCAAGCAGTCTCAGGGGAACCTGAATACGCCGATCTGCACGGACTGTCACGGATCGCATGCAATCGCCTATGTGAGGATTGAGAAGAACTTCAGCATATTGAGGTGCCGGAAGTGCCATCCCGATATTTACGACACCTATGCCAAGAGCGTTCACGGCAAGGCGCTTTTCAATGAAGAGAACAGGGATGTGCCTGTGTGTATCGACTGTCACAAGGTCCATAACATCAAGAACCCCCTGACCCTGGAATTCCACGAGAGGATTCCCGAGATGTGCAGTAACTGTCATGCCAACAAGGCCATTATGGGCAAGTACGGGCTCTCCACGGATGTGGTCAAAAGCTACCTGTCGGATTTTCACGGGATGACGCTGGGGCTTTACAAGAAGCAGAGAGAGGCCCTGTCCAAACCGGCCAGGCCGATCGCGGTCTGCACGGACTGCCACGGGATCCATAATATCAGCAGCACCCATGACATGCCGGCGGCCGTGGTCAAGGAAAATTTACTGAAACGATGCCAGAAATGCCATCACGACGCCACGGAAAAATTCCAGGATGCATGGCTTTCCCATTACAAGCCGAGTTTATCGAGAGCCCCGCTGGTCTTTCTCGTGGACTTGGGGTACAAGATCTTTCTCCCCATCCTGCTGGTCGGACTCTTTCTGCAGATCCTTTTGCATATCTGGCGCTATGCCGTGAACCGATAGAAAACGGGGAATGCGATGACGAACCATCCGGATCAGGAAGGCATGAAGATCAGACGATTCAGCCGAGGGCGCATTGTCGAACACGCCTTGGCCATCGTGGTGGTGGGGATTCTGGTGATGACCGGCCTTTCGCAGAAATTCTATACCATTGATTTCTCCCAATGGCTCATTCTTAAACTGGGCGGGATCGATAATGTGAGATGGTTGCACCGCTGCGCCGGCATGGTCTTTCTGATGCTCATCGTGGTTCATATTTTCGTCGCCATGGTGGGGATCGTGGCCAGGAGATGGCAGCCTTCCATGATGATCAACAAGAATGATTTTACCAATGCCATACACAATTTGAAATACTATGTCGGTTTAGAGAAAGCCCCCGCCCAGTTCGACCGTTACGATTTCAAACAGAAGTTTGAATACTGGGGGATCCTGGTGGGGGCATTCCTGATGATTTTCTCCGGCCTGATCCTCTGGTTCCCCATCCAGGCGACCCGTTTTCTCCCCGGTGAGTTTGTCCCGGCCGCCAAGGTTCTGCATACCCATCAGGCCACCCTCATCTTCATCCTGATCGCGATATGGCATATCTATAGCGCCATTTTCAGTCCGGACGTATTTCCCCTGGATACCAGTATTTTCACGGGGATGATTCCACGCAGGAGAATGGAACTGGAACACCCGCTTGAATTCGCCCGCATGCATGAAGGAGGAGCGAGAGCGGATGTTTCGAGATCCCCATGATGCGATGCAGGATAAGATGGAAGATCACCGGCCCGTGTGAAGAGACAGGGGGGCTTTCGAGCCGCCTATTTGACCAGCCCTTTCTGAATCGCGAACTTCATCAGAGCCGTGCGTGAACGGATCGAAAGCTTCTCTGAGATGTTGGTCTGATGAGCGATCACGGTTTTAACGCTGATATTGAGGAGGTCCGCAATCTCCTTGTGGCTGTATCCCTCTCCAATCACCTTGAGGATCTGTTTTTCCCGGTCGGTCAGTTTCTCGTAAGGGTCCTCCACCTGGACCTCGCCTTTCCTGAGATAGCCGTCTATCACGCCGGCGGTGATGGACGGGTACAAGTACTGTTCTCCCCGCGCCACGGATCGAATGGCTGAGATCAGGTCCGTACCCACGGCGTGCTTCAGGATATAACCCGAAACGCCGGCCTTCAAGAGACGGCTCACGTATTCCCTGTCGTCATACTGGCTGAGGATCAGAATGCGGGTATCGGGGCAGGTCTTCCTGATCTCCAGGGTTGCTTCCAAGCCGCCCAGACCCGGCATGGCAATGTCCATGAGGATGATGTCGGGTTTGAGTTGATAAGCCTTGTCGATGGCCTCCTTGCCGTCGGCCGCCTCGCCCAGAATTTCGATATCCTCATGGAGATTCAACAAGGCCGTGATCCCCTCGCGCACCAAGGCATGGTCGTCTGCAATCACAATCCTGATCTTCGGCATGGTCTGTCCCGGCCTCGTTTAAACCGGAAAGCTTAGTGGCCCTATTCATAAATACGGTCGCATTCGAGTGCCGTAGGGCGGCCTCCTCAGCGTTCCGCTCCTTGCGGCGTACCACAAGGGTATACCTCAGTCGCGCGCCTTGATGAGACCGCCCTACGACCCTCTCGGCACGTTACCATATTTACGAACAGGACCACTTAGTCCGGTCTCTCCGGTAAAACTATCCAAGTTTTCTCATAGGGTCAAGGAAAAAATTAAACCGGCACATACACGGTCAGTTGCGTCCCTCTGCCGGGCTGGGAGCAGAGGGTCATCTTGCCGTCCATGAGCGCCACGCGTTCCTGCATCCCCAGGATGCCGAACCCGCCGGGTCTGTTTCCGGATGTGACCGAACGGCTTACGTTCTGAACATCAAAGCCTTTTCCGTCGTCTTCGATTTCTATTTCCACATAAGATGAGCGGAACCGCAGGAAGACCAAGACGTTCTTTGCGTCCGCATGTTTGACAATATTGATCATGGCTTCCTGGATGACCCGGAAAAGAAGGAGTTCCATCTGACT encodes the following:
- a CDS encoding DNA-binding response regulator; amino-acid sequence: MPKIRIVIADDHALVREGITALLNLHEDIEILGEAADGKEAIDKAYQLKPDIILMDIAMPGLGGLEATLEIRKTCPDTRILILSQYDDREYVSRLLKAGVSGYILKHAVGTDLISAIRSVARGEQYLYPSITAGVIDGYLRKGEVQVEDPYEKLTDREKQILKVIGEGYSHKEIADLLNISVKTVIAHQTNISEKLSIRSRTALMKFAIQKGLVK